From Gossypium raimondii isolate GPD5lz chromosome 11, ASM2569854v1, whole genome shotgun sequence:
TGATGCGGTTGGAGCTGGAGATGCAGATGGGGTTGGGGTTGGGGTTGGGGATGGGGTCGGGGTTGGGGTTGGGGTTGGGGTTGGGGTTGGGGTTGGGGATGGGGTGGGGGTTGGAGTAGCAGCTGGCGGTGGTGGAGATGTGGGTGGTGCTGTTGGTGCTTGAGCCATACAAGCGGTGGCCAAAAGACTCAACATCATCAAAACCTTAAACATGGTAGCATTCATCTTGGCTTAAAACTCAAAAACTTGGacagaaaagaaaggaaaaaaggaagagtcttttctttgttttctcttgGAGTTTGGTAGTGAGGGAACTGAAAAGAGGGAGGGAATATAAAAAGGGAGGGGAAAGTGGAAGTGGACAGCACGGAAAAAGAGACgaaataacaaaaacaataacGCAAGTTGATTCTTTCAGATTGTTTATACAAAACTATGaaatatattaacatatatttatatagttttaattattaGCATCCCATCCATAATTACATACATGCAAGCACATACTATGACATGGTGGGATTAGCTAAGCAATGCGTTAGGCacgtttaattatttttacacttttaactaatattttttcaGCTTCTTCAAAGATCGGATACAAAAGCTGTAGGTAACCTGTAAGGGCTATGATTCTGACACCTGTCCTTGATTAGATGAACGTAATAACCTCAATTACTGATGTGAATTTTGGATTTAGCCGCTGATTTATCGTGTAATGCCACAAAGGGTTGGGCAATTGTCGGTTGCTTAAGGTAAGTAAAATGTCCTTATCTATATATTAGAGGGTTTTGACAAATAcatcttatttttatagtataaaaataaaaatattggtcACCTTCTTCCCTAAGCGGACTACCTTCCGCGTTAAACTTTTCAACAACTTCTTCAAAATAGTCGGTGATATTACTTCAATACCCCCTTTGAATATTTCTATGGTATACACATGATTAACACTGGATCCAAATAATCTCatctatttgtttttattatattaggGTTAGCTCTTTGATTATTTCTCGGAATAATTAAAGATCTAAGTCTAAACATGGGGTTTCAGCACCGATGTCAAGATCACAATGGCTGTGATTGATGGTGGTACTTTGTTTACAACGTAGatgattttatcattaatattaataattacatTTGTTTAATGGGTTCGCTGAGAAGTAGCCGTTTTCTGGAAATAATTGGGGACAGAgtaattagaataaataaataaataaaataattaaaaagaaccgttacaaatggaaaacaactaACTAACACGTTCCCATTTGTGAGCCAAATGAGGCTGTGTCTTCTGGTCGAGCTCCAAGACAACGCGGAGAAGTTTGAAGAAGCCGTGATACTTCCTTTGCTTGGACGACAAGTGTTTTTAGGTCGGCAATAGGAGACACGCGGTAAGCTGAGAAAGGTGATGTATGAAGTTTAGGGTGAACCTGGCTGATGCTTTTTGAGTTGTTGAATCGTGACAACCAATGGAGGAATTAGCCAGACTATTTTATCGGGAATAATAAATCGAATTACGAAAAGAAAGGAGCTGGCAAAAGCTGGCAAAAATTTAGAGAATTTGGGGAGAATTTGAGAACACAGCTATATTACCAAATTATTCCCGATTTTAAAACTTTGACAATTTCgaacttaatatttaattctaacattttcctttttcatccAATTGTATTTAAGAACTATTCAATCATTTGACATGGCGCAattgtacttttttttaattaacactaatttagaaaataacatCCTGGCTGAGTTTTTTTTAACCTCGAGCCATCAAAACGAAAAGTGTCTTAAAACCTTCAACCTTGAAGGTTAAAGTCTCTTACCTTTGTAAAAATTATGTGTGAGCTAATTACTTACttagaattaaaataagttattcagtttaacatttttttttatttttgaagttataatttacttaaattaaCTCACATACATTATTTACATAGGTGAGGCTAGAATCTGAGTGTTCAATAATTGCTATTAGAATCAATCATACAAGCATTAAACTGAATAATTAAAGTAGTGTTTAAAAAGTAACTTAGTAATTGGATTTGAGTGTAATTACttgtaattatataatgttAACCTTTTAGGTAACTATTGTAATTTGTGAGTCTTATTGATTTGGGTGTAATTGGAGTGCTCCAATTACAATTTCTAATTTTAGGAGGACGATCAAAATTGGAGTACTTACAAAGGTAATTTACAcacaaatccaatttaaaaaatatttttatacaagttaaattttatattataagcatgaatagTGTTTGAGGTGGTTATGGCAAAAATTCTTATAtcttaaatcctaaaaatatattataaaaacaatttgtatattttataaagttataataaaaatatattgtttaactcctaaaaatttctaaaattatagtcaaaagaatttattataaaaaataatttacatgttataaaagtgttaAAATATATTCTGGGGATAAAGATCAAATTTATGCATGAACTTTGGTCCAATGTGCAATTTGGTACACGGACTTTGATTAGGTGCAATTACACACCTGGAATTTGAATTATGATTCATAcgtatacatgaaattttgattttggttcaattgtatacatttaaaataaataaatacacacatttatttttcttatttgattaatataattatttgtatatgcaatatatcaagataaaattgtgttaatttgataatattgttagtgatttgtgaaaatgaatcaaattaaaatttcatatataaaatagcaaaaaatcaaagttcatgtatagtttAGATATTTATCtctatatttatttctaaaagttATGATCAAGTATggacataacttatttatgtgcccatgttatatattataaaattgctATAGTTTTTTATCGTagcttatttataaaaataactttctaaagtcataagaaaaaattatattttttacaaaagtgttatgaaagttttggataatttataaaactattttttataaaggttatatattataaattttatattaatttttacttaatttacgtattattaaaaataatataacttagtATAAATCTTTCTCCAAgttaagtttatataagtttttataattaaagctgCAAATTATTTGGACTGTGAAGCCAAAAATTTTAAGGTCGATGCTAATTATGTGAATAAAAAAGTATTATTGCACCATATTATAGGGTATGATACCATTTGAGAGAAAGGTGTTAGACACAATTACCAGAGACAGCTCacgaagtttttaatttttttaatttaagacaTTAGAAGCTTTAAAAG
This genomic window contains:
- the LOC105804186 gene encoding classical arabinogalactan protein 7 → MNATMFKVLMMLSLLATACMAQAPTAPPTSPPPPAATPTPTPSPTPTPTPTPTPTPTPSPTPTPTPSASPAPTASPTTSPSPSPEASTPSPSNASPPAPTPSGGAAPASEPTADQGPPPSAASTNGVFIGATALAATFFAAFLA